In Fodinibius salicampi, the genomic window TTGAATCAGCTGAAGTTGTAGGTAAACAACTGGCAGCTATTGCTGAAGAAAAAGGAATAAAAAAAGTCGTCTTTGACAGAAGCGGCTATAAGTATCACGGTGTAATTAAGGCGCTTGCTGAAGGTGCCCGCGAAGGTGGATTAGACTTTTAAAAAGAATTACTATGCCAAAAATAAGAAGAAGACATAACGTAGCTCCCAAGAATTTAAATCTTGAAGAGAAACTGGTTCATATTAACCGTGTTTCCAAGGTTGTTAAAGGTGGACGCCGATTTAGCTTTAATGCTATCGTCGTTGTTGGAAATAAAGATGGCGTTGTTGGTCATGGCCTGGGTAAGGCAAATGAGGTTTCGGATGCCATCCAGAAAGGGTTTGACAATGCTAAAAAGAATCTGATTCGGGTTCCAATGACTAAGACCGGGAGTATATATCATACTATCACCGGAAAAGAGGGAGCTGGAGAGGTACTCTTACGTCCTGCGTCCGAAGGTACGGGTGTAATTGCAGGAGGTCCTGTCAAGGCTCTGCTCGATATAGCCGGAATGCAAAATATATTAACCAAATCCGTGGGTTCTTCTAATCCACATAATATGGTTAAAGCCACCTATAATGGATTGAAAAACTTGACAGATCCGGTTGAAGTAGCTGAGCGAAGAGGTATTTCCTTAAATAAAGTATTTGAAGGGTAATTGATCTAAAAGAACTTTTTAAAGAGTTATAAAATCATGGATTTAAGTAATTTAAAAGCACCCGAACCAAATAAGAAAAACCGTAAGCGCATTGGGCGTGGCCAGGGTTCTGGCTATGGTGGACATACCGTTGGTAAAGGTCATAACGGGCAGCGTGCACGAAGCGGTTTCAAAGAACGCTTCTGGTTTGAAGGCGGTCAAATGCCTCTCCAGCGCCGTATACCCAAATGGGGCTTTACCAATAATTTCCGTACAGAATATGTTGCGGTAAATGTTGGTACTATTGATCTCTTTCTTGAAGCTGGTAAATTGAAGGACCCGGTTATCTCTTTGGATGATCTTATTGAAGCCGGACTTGCCGGTAAAGGAGACCTTGTTAAGCTTCTGGGAGACGGAGATATTGAAAAATCAATAGAGATCGAAGTTCATAACGCCAGTAAATCAGCTAAGAAAAAGGTTGAAGATGCCGGTGGAAGTGTAAGTTTTATTGAGAATTAAAAAATAGTCTCTGTCTTAGATGAGTTTAGTCGAAAATTTTCGCAACATATTTAAAATTGAAGAGCTCAAGGAGCGCATTCTGTATGTGGTCGGTATATTAATGATATACCGTATCGGGAGTTATGTAACACTTCCGGGCGTTGATGCAAGTCAATTAGTTGAAAGTACAGGCAATGCTTCCAGTTTATTAGGGCTCTTTGATATGTTTGTGGGAGGAGCATTTTCCCGGGCAGGTGTATTTGCGTTGGGAATTATGCCTTATATTACCGCAGCGATTATTATTCAGCTGATGGGAGCTGTTGTTCCTTATTTCCAAAAGCTTCAGCGCGAGGGTGAAGAAGGCAGGCGTAAGATTAATCGTATAACCCGCTATGGAACGGTAGGTATTACTGCTGTTCAGGCTATCGGGTTCGCCATTAATTTAATGGCTACCTCACCAAATGCTATTGTAGTTTCTAACATTACTTTTGTGATTACCTCGGTTATTATTTTAACTGCTGGTACTACGTTTGTAATGTGGCTGGGAGAACGTATTACTGACAGGGGAATAGGTAATGGTATTTCTATCCTTATTATGATAGGTATTATTGCCCGACTGCCTGCCAGTTTGATAAATGAAATAACTACTTCAGCGAACGCCATTATTGTTATTGTTGAGATTGCGGCACTTATACTTGTTATTGCATTTTGTGTGTTACTTACGCAGGGTGTACGGAAGATTCCAGTCCAGTATGCGAAACGTGTAGTGGGACGAAAAGTATATGGCGGTACTACACAGTATTTACCGTTAAAAGTAAATGCTGCAGGAGTGATGCCGATTATTTTTGCCCAGTCAATTATGTTTATTCCGAGCACGATAGGAACGTTCTTTCCAGAGAGTGCCACGGTACAGATGTTGACCGCATGGGCTTCTGATTTTACAGGAATCACGTACTCGATTATATTCTTTTTTATCTGTGTGTTCTTTACAT contains:
- the rpsE gene encoding 30S ribosomal protein S5 produces the protein MPKIRRRHNVAPKNLNLEEKLVHINRVSKVVKGGRRFSFNAIVVVGNKDGVVGHGLGKANEVSDAIQKGFDNAKKNLIRVPMTKTGSIYHTITGKEGAGEVLLRPASEGTGVIAGGPVKALLDIAGMQNILTKSVGSSNPHNMVKATYNGLKNLTDPVEVAERRGISLNKVFEG
- the rplO gene encoding 50S ribosomal protein L15, which encodes MDLSNLKAPEPNKKNRKRIGRGQGSGYGGHTVGKGHNGQRARSGFKERFWFEGGQMPLQRRIPKWGFTNNFRTEYVAVNVGTIDLFLEAGKLKDPVISLDDLIEAGLAGKGDLVKLLGDGDIEKSIEIEVHNASKSAKKKVEDAGGSVSFIEN
- the secY gene encoding preprotein translocase subunit SecY — its product is MSLVENFRNIFKIEELKERILYVVGILMIYRIGSYVTLPGVDASQLVESTGNASSLLGLFDMFVGGAFSRAGVFALGIMPYITAAIIIQLMGAVVPYFQKLQREGEEGRRKINRITRYGTVGITAVQAIGFAINLMATSPNAIVVSNITFVITSVIILTAGTTFVMWLGERITDRGIGNGISILIMIGIIARLPASLINEITTSANAIIVIVEIAALILVIAFCVLLTQGVRKIPVQYAKRVVGRKVYGGTTQYLPLKVNAAGVMPIIFAQSIMFIPSTIGTFFPESATVQMLTAWASDFTGITYSIIFFFICVFFTYFYTAITVNPREMADTMKRQGGFIPGVRPGNQTVEFIDNILTKVTLPGAIFLGFIAILPAFAARLGVTTGFAMFYGGTSLLIIVGVAIDTLQQIESHLMMRHYDGFMKSGKMKSRR